In a single window of the Deinococcus yavapaiensis KR-236 genome:
- a CDS encoding DinB family protein, with product MSDQAFVTGILDILKEAVEGGEPGKGTAFLDGTKADGSGNHGLLATLDGLGAEQASRVTALGTTVASQAAHTAYHMEVVVRWERGDRGPFDWPNSFQPSVVDEDAWRELRDRVRRAYQDLRALATSNTNWDGDEPGGLAGALAHVTYHLGAVRQLIKLAR from the coding sequence ATGAGCGACCAAGCGTTCGTGACAGGCATTCTCGACATTCTCAAGGAAGCCGTGGAGGGCGGCGAGCCCGGCAAGGGCACGGCGTTTCTCGACGGCACGAAAGCCGATGGAAGCGGCAACCACGGTTTGTTGGCGACGCTGGACGGACTGGGTGCCGAGCAGGCGTCGCGCGTCACGGCGCTCGGAACGACCGTGGCGTCCCAGGCGGCGCACACGGCGTACCACATGGAAGTCGTCGTGCGCTGGGAACGTGGCGACCGAGGTCCGTTCGATTGGCCGAACAGCTTTCAACCGAGCGTCGTGGACGAAGACGCGTGGCGTGAGTTGCGCGACCGCGTTCGCCGCGCGTACCAAGACTTGCGCGCCTTGGCGACGAGCAATACGAATTGGGACGGTGACGAGCCCGGCGGTTTGGCGGGCGCGCTCGCGCATGTGACGTACCATCTCGGCGCGGTTCGTCAGCTCATCAAGTTGGCGCGGTGA
- a CDS encoding LptA/OstA family protein has protein sequence MKTRRTSLLLALCLGLALAQTDAPTTPDAEPASDEISITLERRTEGGDVRRIKIENTGRDEQTAALACTPQDGDPPTTPTQVVYYTPASTGVVVTVDENVIVGSLAVITQQPDGQGGTKSDGHVEMSAGSAKVLDEPPANAEAFLERCGVLVTPEVKADAVQVTQGKTKLGGSKLVYDESDGIARVEGPIAFERDTLRGKSDRIEVDVEKETTTLVGNVELRDGNRVSKAARVEYDDAKSVAVLRGTIDAPAESSTPKETIRAQTIRYNLDTEEIVVQGRISGKFDDEGETQTPPEQPGDAAPDQP, from the coding sequence GTGAAGACGCGCCGCACCTCTCTTTTGCTCGCCTTGTGCCTCGGGCTCGCGCTCGCCCAGACGGACGCTCCGACGACGCCCGACGCCGAGCCCGCGTCCGACGAGATCAGCATCACGCTGGAACGCCGGACGGAAGGAGGCGACGTGCGGCGCATCAAGATCGAGAACACGGGCCGCGACGAGCAGACGGCAGCCCTCGCCTGCACGCCGCAAGACGGAGATCCGCCGACCACGCCGACGCAAGTCGTGTATTACACGCCCGCCTCCACGGGCGTCGTCGTGACCGTCGACGAGAACGTCATCGTCGGGTCGCTCGCCGTCATCACGCAGCAGCCCGACGGGCAAGGCGGCACGAAGTCCGACGGGCACGTCGAGATGAGCGCGGGCAGCGCGAAGGTCCTCGACGAGCCCCCCGCCAACGCCGAGGCCTTCCTAGAGCGGTGCGGCGTCCTCGTGACGCCCGAGGTGAAGGCCGACGCGGTGCAGGTCACGCAAGGCAAGACGAAGTTGGGCGGCTCGAAACTCGTGTACGACGAGTCGGACGGCATCGCCCGAGTGGAAGGTCCCATCGCCTTCGAGCGCGATACGCTGCGCGGCAAGAGCGACCGCATCGAGGTGGACGTCGAGAAGGAAACGACGACCCTCGTGGGAAACGTGGAGTTGCGCGACGGAAACCGCGTGAGCAAGGCGGCCCGCGTGGAGTACGACGACGCGAAGAGCGTCGCCGTCTTACGCGGCACGATCGACGCGCCCGCCGAATCGTCGACGCCCAAGGAAACGATTCGCGCGCAGACCATTCGCTACAACCTCGATACCGAGGAGATCGTCGTGCAAGGCCGTATCAGCGGCAAGTTCGACGACGAGGGCGAGACGCAAACGCCGCCGGAGCAACCCGGCGACGCGGCACCCGACCAGCCTTAA
- a CDS encoding DUF2231 domain-containing protein — translation MNANTLPHAVDTLFEQADWLDPVADTLSQGVAKAFEAGGSFGEATEDLLHGRPIGHPLHPVLVEIPVGAWMTVGVMDTLELLGVQGLEKGTNAVLAIGLVGAGGAVVTGWTDWHETKGVAKRIGVTHGLLNEVAGLVYGASLLARLKGRRRLGQALAYGGLALIGVSAYLGGHLVYKHGIGVGGPMD, via the coding sequence ATGAACGCCAATACGTTGCCTCATGCCGTCGACACGCTCTTCGAACAGGCCGATTGGCTCGATCCCGTCGCGGACACTTTGTCGCAAGGCGTCGCGAAGGCCTTCGAGGCTGGCGGCTCCTTCGGGGAAGCCACCGAGGATTTGCTGCACGGACGTCCGATCGGACATCCGCTGCACCCCGTCCTCGTCGAAATTCCCGTCGGTGCCTGGATGACCGTCGGCGTGATGGACACCCTCGAGTTGCTCGGCGTGCAAGGGCTGGAGAAAGGGACGAACGCCGTCCTCGCCATCGGTCTTGTCGGCGCGGGCGGCGCGGTCGTGACGGGCTGGACCGACTGGCACGAAACGAAAGGCGTCGCGAAGCGCATCGGCGTGACGCACGGGTTGCTGAACGAGGTCGCGGGCCTCGTGTACGGCGCGTCTCTCCTCGCTCGCTTGAAGGGCAGGCGCCGACTCGGGCAGGCCCTCGCGTACGGCGGGCTCGCCCTCATCGGGGTGAGCGCCTACCTCGGCGGGCACTTGGTGTACAAGCACGGAATCGGCGTCGGCGGTCCGATGGACTGA